The following are encoded together in the Salvia hispanica cultivar TCC Black 2014 chromosome 6, UniMelb_Shisp_WGS_1.0, whole genome shotgun sequence genome:
- the LOC125191682 gene encoding putative disease resistance protein RGA4, with translation MSSAASIEILVQKLMTAFKEELSVIRVLDEEAQQLHITLVMIQGYLNYVQKDCFMIQEAVNTWLKELEEMAFNADSVLDEITYHLLHNKLHKMKAPMDKDKVLSFLNHISRPQNMAPRIKQINKDFDSMNQRAARSGLQSVAVNAPTAASFNIDSFTCDSIFTGRDDDVLKLVYKLIQIPQEETFSILTIVGSNGVGKTTLTRNVFNHENIKAQFGSRIWVHVSQSFDPLMVFKSILSTLTLESTDGIETEETILKKLQQAFKAKTYLLVLDDVWNGDILKWKKIINSISEVTSTRGNAIIITSNDREVAPSLNSLIHPLNVLSDEDCWYIIKAKTFGKGEVPSRFEIVGTKIARICQGLPLNANIVGGLLRGQDWMSVEQKWFPYVGRDEIRSNYLKFVLDSLSPPSLKKCITYCSIFPKGYKFVKQELIELWMAEGFLLHDQRNDMESVGNNLFNVLLHNSLLVVAERDNHGNVESCVMPYLVHDHVSSVRVSPEDTNQVRYLFHGDGDGDLNGRETAKYLRTLIFQGEITDTAIFSGFKSLHVLILACDKLTKLSSSISELIYLRNLNISRTRIESLPDQISELHRLQTLHALTRSLRELPSTFKDLISLRHLYIQSDVDLPSEIGRLTNLQALNFRVGEQKGYKIEELGSLDNLKRLSIENLEKVPDGEDAKKAKLSEKQNLISLELEWGENGQGERTNELPKENKERKDKAVLEALEPQPDLERLKIAGFKGKIFPSWTQKMAVDEEFSIRLDRLTEITLSSCQECEEIPSLGHLPNLKTLSLRRLSNVRLINSSFYGTGNGIRVIFPALESMLLLNMAELSEWTQIEFANEVKVFPRLQSLKMYHCYKLECLPNWLFCNTHCLSELDIRHCPKLRELPDGLHALNSLEQITIRGCRNLKSIVTPSSERSLTSLRSLEICDCQELTKVVEPSAPWLKKVSVVELKSLENLHGFLDCLAASPLLEQLSIVGVPKSMSTSSVESWPFKRLQKLEIDVNKETSQAIRLTVDGILRNCRTSLGELTLTGLEMWKSLPDSIRHLTALYSLELEDFGGETLPEWFGNLSSLTSLCLSDCTNLRCLPSLQSFIDLQELHIRDCPGLRIESERHKILNRTLIYINGHQL, from the coding sequence ATGTCTTCTGCTGCGTCCATTGAAATCCTGGTTCAAAAACTGATGACTGCTTTCAAGGAAGAGCTGTCTGTAATACGAGTTCTGGATGAAGAAGCCCAACAGCTGCACATAACTTTGGTCATGATTCAGGGTTACTTGAATTATGTCCAGAAGGATTGCTTCATGATCCAGGAAGCTGTCAACACATGGTTGAAAGAACTCGAGGAAATGGCTTTCAATGCTGATAGTGTTTTGGATGAAATCACCTATCATCTTCTACACAACAAACTCCATAAAATGAAGGCACCCATGGATAAGGATAAGGTACTATCATTCCTGAATCACATTTCACGTCCACAAAATATGGCTCCTAGaatcaaacaaatcaataaGGATTTTGACTCTATGAACCAAAGGGCAGCCCGTAGTGGCCTTCAAAGCGTAGCTGTGAATGCACCTACTGCTGCTTCATTTAACATTGATTCGTTCACTTGTGATTCAATCTTCACTGGAAGAGATGATGATGTGCTAAAGTTAGTTTATAAGCTGATCCAGATCCCACAAGAAGAGACGTTCTCAATCCTTACAATTGTAGGGAGTAATGGGGTTGGAAAAACAACCTTGACTAGGAATGTTTTCAATCATGAAAATATCAAGGCTCAATTTGGATCACGTATTTGGGTTCATGTTTCTCAATCTTTTGATCCACTCATGGTTTTTAAGTCAATCCTTTCAACGTTGACTTTAGAAAGCACTGATGGAATTGAGACCGAGGAAACTATCCTAAAAAAGCTTCAACAAGCTTTTAAAGCTAAGACATACCTTCTTGTTCTTGATGACGTTTGGAATGGAGATAttctgaaatggaaaaaaattataaattccaTATCAGAAGTTACTTCCACTAGAGGAAATGCCATTATCATCACTAGCAATGATAGAGAAGTTGCTCCATCGTTAAATTCTCTTATTCATCCCTTGAATGTCTTATCAGATGAAGATTGTTGGTATATAATCAAAGCAAAGACTTTTGGAAAAGGAGAAGTGCCGTCAAGATTTGAGATCGTCGGAACAAAGATTGCAAGAATATGTCAAGGTTTGCCGTTAAATGCCAACATAGTTGGGGGATTGCTGCGGGGACAAGATTGGATGTCAGTCGAACAGAAATGGTTTCCATATGTTGGGAGAGATGAAATTCGgtcaaattatttgaaattcgTCCTAGATAGTTTGTCACCACCTTCACTGAAGAAGTGCATCACATATTGTTCAATTTTTCCAAAAGGTTATAAATTTGTGAAGCAGGAGTTGATTGAGCTATGGATGGCTGAAGGATTTCTCCTACATGATCAAAGAAATGACATGGAGTCTGTTGGGAACAATTTATTCAATGTTCTTCTACACAACTCTTTATTGGTAGTTGCGGAGAGAGATAATCATGGAAATGTTGAAAGTTGTGTGATGCCCTATCTTGTGCATGACCATGTCAGTTCTGTTAGAGTTTCCCCTGAAGACACCAATCAAGTTCGATATTTGTTTCATGGAGATGGTGATGGTGATTTAAATGGTAGAGAAACAGCAAAATACTTGCGTACATTGATCTTCCAAGGTGAAATTACTGATACCGCCATCTTCTCAGGTTTCAAATCTTTGCATGTCCTCATTCTTGCCTGTGATAAACTTACAAAGTTGTCGAGTTCCATTAGTGAATTGATATATTTGAGGAATCTTAATATTTCAAGAACACGAATTGAAAGTTTGCCAGATCAGATTTCTGAACTCCACCGCTTGCAAACATTACATGCATTGACAAGATCTCTAAGGGAACTGCCAAGTACGTTTAAAGACTTGATTAGTTTACGCCATCTTTATATTCAGAGTGATGTAGATCTACCTTCCGAGATTGGGAGACTAACTAATTTGCAAGCACTCAATTTTAGAGTGGGCGAGCAGAAAGGATACAAGATTGAAGAGTTGGGGAGTTTGGACAATCTCAAACGACTATCCATTGAGAATCTGGAAAAAGTACCTGATGGCGAAGACGCAAAGAAAGCCAAATTATCTGAGAAGCAAAACTTAATATCATTGGAGTTAGAATGGGGTGAAAATGGACAAGGTGAAAGAACTAATGAACTTcctaaagaaaacaaagaaagaaaggaTAAGGCTGTGTTGGAAGCCCTCGAACCTCAACCAGATCTAGAGAGGTTAAAGATTGCAGGATTCAAAGGAAAAATATTTCCATCATGGACTCAGAAGATGGCTGTTGATGAAGAGTTTTCGATAAGGCTTGACAGGTTGACTGAGATCACGCTAAGTAGCTGCCAAGAATGTGAAGAAATCCCCTCACTTGGCCACTTGCCTAATCTCAAAACTCTCAGTTTAAGGAGATTGAGCAATGTGAGGTTGATAAATTCTTCATTCTACGGGACTGGGAATGGCATCAGAGTCATCTTTCCAGCACTTGAAAGTATGTTACTGTTAAATATGGCTGAGCTGAGCGAGTGGACACAAATAGAATTTGCCAATGAAGTGAAGGTATTTCCCCGTCTTCAATCCTTGAAGATGTACCACTGTTACAAATTGGAATGTCTCCCAAACTGGTTATTCTGTAACACTCATTGTCTCTCGGAGTTGGATATAAGGCATTGCCCCAAGTTGAGAGAGTTACCAGATGGTCTACACGCCCTCAATTCTCTGGAGCAGATTACTATAAGAGGCTGTCGAAATCTGAAGTCCATAGTGACTCCAAGTAGTGAGAGGAGCTTAACTTCCCTCCGCAGTTTGGAGATTTGTGACTGTCAAGAGCTGACAAAAGTGGTGGAGCCATCAGCCCCTTGGCTCAAGAAAGTGTCTGTGGTGGAACTAAAGAGCCTTGAGAATCTACATGGGTTTCTTGATTGCTTGGCAGCATCACCTCTGCTCGAACAACTAAGCATTGTTGGTGTCCCTAAATCCATGTCCACTTCTAGTGTTGAGAGCTGGCCTTTTAAACGATTGCAAAAATTGGAGATCGATGTTAACAAGGAGACTAGTCAGGCCATTCGATTGACAGTTGATGGCATATTGCGAAACTGCCGAACTTCACTTGGTGAGTTAACTTTGACAGGGCTAGAAATGTGGAAAAGTTTGCCCGACTCAATTAGACATCTCACTGCTCTTTATAGTTTAGAATTGGAGGATTTTGGAGGAGAAACATTGCCGGAATGGTTTGGAAATCTCTCGTCTCTAACAAGCTTGTGCCTATCTGATTGTACAAACTTGAGGTGCCTTCCCTCACTGCAGAGCTTCATCGATTTACAGGAGTTGCATATTCGCGATTGTCCAGGATTACGGATTGAATCTGAGAGGCACAAGATCTTGAATCGCACCCTCATCTACATTAATGGTCACCAGCTTTAG
- the LOC125194545 gene encoding major allergen Pru ar 1-like has protein sequence MGVITYDTEIPSSISASKIFKAVVLDVGPLVTKIMPQDIKIVEMLEGDGGVGIIKVIHFGEGRQYKSVKHRVDAIDKENLTHTDSIVEGDVLGEAIESITYHVKIVATEDGGSICKKRSIYNTKVDQRSVNCKNYIIAML, from the coding sequence ATGGGTGTCATTACTTATGATACAGAGATCCCTTCCTCCATCTCGGCATCAAAGATTTTTAAGGCCGTGGTGCTTGATGTTGGCCCCCTTGTCACCAAGATCATGCCTCAGGACATCAAGATAGTCGAGATGTTGGAAGGGGATGGTGGTGTTGGGATCATCAAGGTTATTCACTTTGGCGAAGGGAGACAGTATAAGAGCGTGAAGCACCGTGTGGATGCCATCGACAAGGAGAACTTGACCCACACTGACAGCATTGTTGAGGGCGATGTTCTTGGAGAAGCTATTGAATCCATAACTTATCATGTGAAGATCGTCGCGACTGAAGATGGAGGAAGCATTTGTAAGAAAAGAAGCATCTACAACACAAAGGTCGATCAAAGATCAGTTAATTGCAAAAACTACATAATCGCAATGCTATAA